A single window of Aspergillus puulaauensis MK2 DNA, chromosome 5, nearly complete sequence DNA harbors:
- a CDS encoding SDR family NAD(P)-dependent oxidoreductase (COG:Q;~EggNog:ENOG410PNFA;~InterPro:IPR002347,IPR036291,IPR020904;~PFAM:PF00106,PF13561,PF08659;~go_function: GO:0016491 - oxidoreductase activity [Evidence IEA];~go_process: GO:0055114 - oxidation-reduction process [Evidence IEA]), with translation MTTLLASKTALITGAAGGFGKSIAKAFLDAGAQVVITDVNESMLQSTHQELSSLGSVHSVAGDLTDRDLADRLIQTARDKYGKLDILVNNAGIMDRFDPIGDLDMAFWDRILAVNLTGPARVTKASVQEFLRDDRPDGKGGAILTVGSINGLRGGIAGAAYTTTKHALVGLTRSTAAHYATKGIRSNIIMPGLMETNIRAAYVDGVNEEGKALAWKSVGVNPGQVNTDDLAKLVVFACSDQATYLNGAVISTDHGWQAI, from the coding sequence ATGACCACCTTGCTCGCTTCCAAAACCGCCCTCATCACAGGCGCCGCTGGCGGGTTCGGCAAGTCGATTGCAAAGGCATTTCTCGACGCCGGGGCCCAGGTCGTGATAACCGACGTCAACGAGAGCATGCTTCAAAGCACGCACCAAGAGCTCTCCAGCCTCGGCTCTGTCCATTCCGTCGCAGGGGACTTGACCGATCGGGACCTGGCCGACAGGCTCATCCAGACCGCGCGCGACAAGTACGGGAAgctcgatatcctcgtcAACAACGCAGGCATCATGGACCGGTTCGACCCGATCGGCGACCTCGACATGGCCTTCTGGGACCGCATCCTGGCCGTCAACCTTACAGGCCCCGCGCGGGTGACCAAGGCATCAGTGCAAGAGTTTCTGCGGGACGACCGTCCGGATGGCAAGGGCGGGGCCATTCTTACCGTTGGTTCCATCAACGGGCTCCGTGGGGGGATCGCTGGAGCTGCCTACACCACTACGAAACATGCCCTTGTGGGATTGACGAGGAGTACGGCGGCACACTACGCGACCAAGGGGATCCGCAGTAACATTATCATGCCGGGGTTGATGGAGACAAACATCCGGGCTGCATACGTGGATGGTGTGAACGAGGAGGGTAAGGCGCTCGCTTGGAAATCAGTCGGCGTCAATCCAGGCCAAGTCAACACTGACGATCTGGCGAAGCTGGTTGTGTTTGCCTGCTCAGATCAGGCTACGTACCTTAATGGCGCTGTCATTAGCACTGATCACGGATGGCAAGCGATATGA
- a CDS encoding alpha/beta hydrolase (CAZy:CE10;~COG:V;~EggNog:ENOG410PH6G;~InterPro:IPR029058,IPR013094;~MEROPS:MER0034665;~PFAM:PF07859;~go_function: GO:0016787 - hydrolase activity [Evidence IEA]) translates to MAQSVPSAGFSQYQGPFDEWDALIRQAPILDTGPIQGETVEQLQRRTNEIRVKASDNEMNVSGLRERVSWADYSVPTRDGASVPVRVYRAKHSTTAAPIPVYIFFHGGGFLLGNIESENANCARIVDMWEQPPGLMVVHVCTRHTPEYCHPTPFHDAWDAFQWLSANLQSMGGDTAATVIGGISAGAGLAASVALKELEARKAESGPLIQPRGQVLCIPWLIHPAAHPFADKGWSAPQQNKDAPILPLTRIQHFAELMKVEPETDALFNSGLATAGQVTGLSKTSILVAGWDVLRDDGLLYAETLKKAGVDTRVHIFPGLPHGFRRFASLPSSRKWDCLIVQSIAWSLGCSSGVTL, encoded by the exons ATGGCACAGTCTGTTCCATCCGCCGGTTTCTCGCAGTACCAAGGCCCGTTTGACGAATGGGATGCACTGATCCGTCAAGCACCCATCCTCGATACTGGTCCTATACAAGGAGAGACGGTTGAGCAGCTACAGCGCCGGACAAATGAAATCAGGGTCAAGGCGTCCGATAATGAAATGAATGTATCTG GCCTACGCGAGAGGGTGAGCTGGGCGGATTATTCGGTGCCAACGAGAGACGGCGCGAGTGTGCCCGTTCGCGTCTACCGAGCCAAGCACTCCACAACTGCAGCCCCAATTCCCGTGtacatcttcttccacggcggcgggTTCTTGCTCGGGAACATCGAGTCCGAAAATGCCAACTGTGCGCGCATCGTTGATATGTGGGAGCAGCCGCCCGGGCTGATGGTCGTCCATGTCTGCACGCGGCATACCCCCGAATACTGCCATCCCACCCCATTTCACGACGCATGGGACGCGTTCCAGTGGCTGTCGGCAAATCTCCAGTCCATGGGCGGGGACACTGCGGCCACGGTGATCGGAGGCATCTCCGCGGGGGCAGGGCTCGCGGCATCGGTTGCTCTGAAGGAGCTCGAGGCAAGAAAAGCGGAATCCGGGCCCTTGATCCAGCCTCGGGGACAGGTCCTCTGTATTCCCTGGCTGATCCATCCAGCGGCACACCCCTTTGCTGATAAGGGATGGTCTGCCCCGCAGCAGAACAAAGATGCACCGATCTTGCCTCTGACGCGAATCCAGCATTTTGCCGAGCTTATGAAGGTCGAGCCGGAGACTGATGCGCTGTTCAACTCGGGTCTCGCGACGGCTGGACAGGTCACCGGCTTGTCCAAGACGAGCATTTTGGTTGCCGGATGGGATGTTCTCCGCGACGATGGGTTACTCTATGCAGAGACTTTGAAGAAAGCAGG AGTTGACACGCGCGTTCACATTTTCCCTGGTCTCCCTCACGGGTTTCGGCGGTTCGCAAGTCTTCCATCTAGTCGGAAATGGGATTGCCTCATTGTACAATCCATCGCCTGGTCACTGGGCTGTTCTTCTGGTGTGACTTTGTAG
- a CDS encoding uncharacterized protein (COG:Q;~EggNog:ENOG410PJRF;~InterPro:IPR013154,IPR013149,IPR002328,IPR036291, IPR011032;~PFAM:PF00107,PF08240;~go_function: GO:0008270 - zinc ion binding [Evidence IEA];~go_function: GO:0016491 - oxidoreductase activity [Evidence IEA];~go_process: GO:0055114 - oxidation-reduction process [Evidence IEA]) — protein sequence MRAVALAGAFNITVIDVPKPTIINATDAVVRIAASAICGSDLHRYHENSASPDNPEQIGHEAIGYIEEVGDSVETLKSGDWVVVPFAFDDGHYQYGPTIDEPLASSTGMQAEYARIPYADDSLMPVPINSSANASTVHDYLFMSDILATGWTALDFAGQGPGDTVAVFGAGPVGQMAILSAGVRGASKIYVVDHVQDRLDLAASHGAIPINFASEDPVEALRRLEPAGITRVVDCVGYEAEDAQGNVNSSIVLHQAGQVVAPQGGIGVVGVYGSGSQAQTIDIKPLFMNNFSVRGGVSSPLDLGTEMLNLIATGNVHPGSIVSAVIGIEDAPEYYARFNRREETKVVIEFPLNGNLSSRHNK from the exons ATGCGTGCCGTCGCCCTTGCTGGCGCGTTCAACATCACCGTCATCGATGTGCCCAAGCCGACCATCATCAATGCAACTGACGCCGTTGTGCGCATTGCAGCGAGCGCCATATGCGGTAGCGACCTACACAGATACCACGAGAACTCAGCTTCGCCTGACAACCCTGAACAGATAGGCCACGAGGCCATTGGGTATATAGAGGAAGTTGGCGACTCTGTCGAGACACTGAAGTCGGGCGATTGGGTCGTTGTTCCATTCGCGTTTGACGATGGCCACTATCAATATGGACCCACGATTGACGAACCATTGGCGTCCTCTACAGGAATGCAAG CCGAGTATGCGCGCATTCCGTACGCGGATGACTCACTTATGCCCGTGCCCATCAACAGTAGCGCAAATGCTTCCACTGTTCATGACTATCTCTTCATGTCCGATATTCTCGCTACAGGCTGGACAGCCCTTGACTTTGCCGGCCAGGGTCCTGGAGATACGGTTGCGGTATTCGGTGCCGGACCCGTAGGGCAAATGGCCATTCTTTCAGCCGGGGTGCGCGGCGCGTCCAAGATCTACGTCGTAGACCATGTGCAAGACCGCCTGGATCTGGCCGCCTCCCACGGTGCCATCCCGATTAATTTTGCGTCGGAGGACCCGGTGGAAGCGCTGCGCCGCCTTGAGCCGGCTGGCATTACGCGCGTCGTCGACTGTGTTGGGTACGAGGCCGAAGACGCACAGGGTAATGTGAACAGCAGCATTGTGCTGCACCAGGCTGGACAGGTAGTGGCGCCGCAGGGCGGTATTGGCGTCGTGGGAGTTTACGGGAGTGGAAGTCAAGCGCAGACGATTGACATCAAGCCTCTTTTCATGAACAACTTCTCCGTGCGCGGAGGCGTGTCGTCCCCGCTGGATCTCGGCACCGAGATGCTCAACCTCATCGCGACTGGTAACGTGCATCCAGGCTCCATTGTCAGCGCCGTTATCGGGATCGAGGATGCGCCTGAGTACTACGCGCGGTTCAACCGTCGTGAGGAGACAAAAGTCGTTATTGAGTTTCCTTTGAACGGAAATCTCAGCTCCAGGCACAACAAATAA
- a CDS encoding SDR family NAD(P)-dependent oxidoreductase (COG:Q;~EggNog:ENOG410PUYC;~InterPro:IPR036291,IPR002347,IPR020904;~PFAM:PF00106,PF13561;~go_function: GO:0016491 - oxidoreductase activity [Evidence IEA];~go_process: GO:0055114 - oxidation-reduction process [Evidence IEA]): MLDFTEKVVLITGIGCQGVGWGNGLAIGASFASQGATVFGCDIILAAAEEARWRILERTANATITVMQADATSAESMEAFVSACVAKHGRIDVLVNNVGRSEPGDPATMTENTWNGQIDINLKSVYLTTHLVLPIMEKQDSGGCIVNISSVAGLRYIGKPQVAYATAKAAIVQFTKTTAVMYASRKIRVNVVTPGLIDTPLVHRLAEKYAGGEYDKFRQTRDRQVPMGAMGTAWDVANAVVFMAAREAAYITGSELVVDGGLVCSTGDPGV; encoded by the coding sequence atgcTCGACTTTACAGAAAAAGttgtcctcatcaccgggaTCGGATGCCAGGGGGTCGGGTGGGGAAATGGACTCGCAATTGGCGCCTCGTTTGCGAGCCAGGGAGCGACGGTCTTTGGCTGCGACATAATCCTAGcagcggcggaggaagctCGCTGGAGGATCCTCGAGCGGACGGCAAACGCCACTATCACCGTCATGCAGGCAGATGCCACCTCAGCGGAGAGTATGGAAGCATTTGTTAGTGCGTGCGTTGCGAAGCACGGGCGAATCGATGTTCTCGTCAACAACGTCGGCCGCAGCGAGCCTGGGGATCCGGCAACAATGACGGAGAATACCTGGAATGGGCAAATCGACATCAATCTGAAGTCTGTGTATCTGACGACTCATTTGGTGCTTCCTATCATGGAAAAGCAGGACAGCGGGGGCTGCATCGTCAACATCTCTTCCGTTGCGGGATTACGGTATATCGGAAAGCCGCAGGTTGCGTATGCGACAGCAAAAGCGGCAATTGTCCAATTTACGAAAACGACAGCGGTGATGTACGCGTCTCGGAAGATTCGAGTCAATGTTGTCACCCCGGGGTTGATAGACACGCCTCTCGTCCACCGGCTCGCCGAGAAATACGCTGGGGGCGAATACGACAAGTTCCGCCAAACGCGAGACCGGCAGGTGCCGATGGGCGCCATGGGAACTGCTTGGGACGTTGCAAATGCTGTAGTATTCATGGCAGCTCGGGAGGCTGCATACATTACAGGGTCGGAGCTTGTGGTGGACGGAGGCCTTGTTTGCAGCACAGGCGATCCCGGAGTATGA
- a CDS encoding SDR family NAD(P)-dependent oxidoreductase (COG:Q;~EggNog:ENOG410PVPE;~InterPro:IPR036291,IPR002347,IPR020904;~PFAM:PF00106,PF13561;~go_function: GO:0016491 - oxidoreductase activity [Evidence IEA];~go_process: GO:0055114 - oxidation-reduction process [Evidence IEA]) → MARIPVADMFSLAGKTAIVTGGSVYPGHNTLLRGIVLIAVTATQPLAAEMSRAMAEAGADIVAIVSPWDPAERELEESIRATGRSLRVWSADVGNITALRTCFGDIWKDSIVPDILLNFSTINRRGTVEEMTDESIDLVSQEDKFFSIGDMCSPVFLAQIFAVNLKGAYVAAQEFGSRLLNLRRPGKIINFASLTAHLPMTHVSAYAAAKAGVLQMTRAMSNEWAPRGIQVNCISPGYSKTAMTSSLTDQYPEMDGYITGRTPSGRWGTPYDFRGVVVFLSTPASDFVTGTTVVVDGGLMAR, encoded by the exons ATGGCGCGTATTCCAGTGGCAGATATGTTCTCGCTGGCCGGCAAAACTGCCATTGTCACCGGGGGTTCAGTATACCCAGGACACAATACATTACTTCGTGGTATAGTACTAATCGCCGTCACAGCAACGCAACCCTTAGCAGCAGAAATGAGCCGTGCGATGGCTGAGGCAGGCGCAGACATTGTCGCCATTGTCTCACCATGGGATCCGGCGGAACGAGAGTTGGAAGAGTCGATCCGCGCGACTGGCCGGTCGCTCCGAGTATGGAGTGCCGATGTCGGGAACATCACGGCTTTGCGTACGTGTTTTGGTGACATCTGGAAGGACTCAATCGTACCGGACATTCTGTTAAACTTTTCGACAATAAATCGGCGTGGAACCGTTGAAGAAATGACCGACGAGAGCATTGATCTGGTAAGTCAGGAAGACAAATTCTTCTCAATTGGTGACATGTGCTCACCAGTGTTTCTGGCCCAGATATTCGCTGTGAATCTCAAGGGGGCGTATGTTGCGGCGCAGGAATTTGGGTCGCGACTTTTGAATCTCAGACGCCCAGGAAAGATCATCAATTTTGCCTCCTTGACAGCACACCTCCCAATGACGCATGTCTCTGCTTATGCCGCAGCCAAAGCTGGGGTACTCCAGATGACTCGCGCAATGAGCAATGAGTGGGCACCGCGCGGGATTCAAGTTAATTGCATATCGCCTGG CTATTCGAAGACCGCCATGACGAGTTCCCTGACTGATCAATACCCGGAAATGGATGGGTACATCACTGGGCGCACACCTTCTGGGAGATGGGGTACACCCTATGACTTCCGGGGCGTTGTTGTTTTCCTCAGTACCCCGGCTTCCGACTTTGTCACAGGGACCACTGTTGTCGTTGATGGGGGGTTAATGGCCCGTTAG
- a CDS encoding flavin-containing monooxygenase (COG:Q;~EggNog:ENOG410PFFP;~InterPro:IPR023753,IPR036188;~PFAM:PF07992,PF13450;~go_function: GO:0016491 - oxidoreductase activity [Evidence IEA];~go_process: GO:0055114 - oxidation-reduction process [Evidence IEA]) — MTVPVENGHAGHHTAHNNGGQNIEKLDALIVGAGFAGIYLLHQLRKRGFKVKIVEVGSGLGGVWHWNRYPGARADTQYPLYAYSMPEVYKGWTWKTDYANSADLRSYFEHVDAQLDVKKDTLFHTKVESATFDEATNTWFVVCDTGKTFQTSFFIPAIGFSAKRYIPDWEGLDTFKGMIHHSSFWPKEGVDVAGKRVAVLGSGSTGVQITQEWASEIGDDGDLKMFQRTPNLCCPMKERNLTEEEQTKDKEDYDAVFRARLSTFGGFRFQPRPEKMLEASPEERQEMFEELWNMGGFRFLMNNYSDMNRNLEANQHAYDFWRSKTLPRINDPKTAELLAPQKPPHPFGAKRLALEVNFYEQFNRPNVHVVDTKTYPIARFVPKGIVTADGTLHELDVVAVATGFDGITGGLNDISIRGCGGRYLADKWKAGVLTYLGMTSAGFPNLFFTFGPQAPTAFSNGPTCVEIQGDWITRTLEHMRASKVTRIDAVPESEHEWKQLVQKFSVTNLRHFTASWYNGANIPGKVQEPLNFAGGIPYYIETLKDVTDRGYKGFRLE, encoded by the exons ATGACGGTGCCTGTTGAGAATGGCCACGCTGGCCATCACACAGCCCACAATAACGGGGGCCAGAATATAGAGAAACTGGACGCGTTGATCGTGGGTGCCGGATTCGCAGGCATATACCTCCTGCATCAGCTCCGCAAACGGGGCTTCAAAGTAAAAATCGTCGAAGTCGGATCTGGCCTGGGCGGTGTCTGGCACTGGAATCGCTACCCTGGTGCCAGAGCAGATACCCAGTATCCGCTGTATGCGTACTCGATGCCAGAGGTCTACAAAGGATGGACGTGGAAGACCGACTACGCCAACTCGGCCGACCTCCGGAGCTACTTTGAGCATGTCGACGCGCAGCTGGACGTGAAAAAGGACACGCTTTTCCATACCAAAGTGGAATCAGCTACCTTTGATGAGGCGACAAACACCTGGTTCGTGGTTTGTGACACGGGCAAGACATTCCAGACCTCCTTCTTTATCCCGGCAATTGGATTCTCTGCCAAGCGCTATATCCCCGATTGGGAGGGCCTGGATACCTTCAAAGGCATGATCCACCACAGCTCGTTCTGGCCAAAGGAAGGTGTGGATGTGGCCGGGAAGCGTGTGGCAGTCCTGGGCTCCGGCTCGACAGGAGTCCAGATCACGCAGGAATGGGCCTCTGAGATCGGCGACGATGGCGATCTGAAGATGTTCCAGCGGACCCCTAACCTGTGCTGCCCCATGAAGGAGCGGAACCTGaccgaggaagagcagacTAAGGATAAAGAAGACTACGACGCCGTTTTCCGTGCCAGGCTCTCGACCTTTGGAGGGTTCCGGTTCCAGCCTCGGCCGGAGAAGATGCTGGAGGCGTCGCCTGAAGAACGGCAGGAGATGTTCGAGGAACTGTGGAATATG GGCGGCTTCCGGTTTCTGATGAACAACTACTCCGACATGAACCGCAACCTCGAAGCAAACCAGCATGCGTATGATTTTTGGCGATCGAAAACACTTCCCCGGATTAACGACCCCAAAACCGCAGAGCTGTTGGCGCCCCAAAAGCCGCCTCACCCATTCGGTGCCAAACGCCTAGCCCTCGAAGTGAACTTTTACGAGCAGTTTAACCGTCCAAATGTACATGTCGTCGACACCAAGACATACCCTATTGCTCGTTTTGTACCAAAGGGTATTGTCACCGCTGATGGCACACTCCACGAGCTCGATGTGGTCGCTGTGGCCACCGGGTTTGACGGAATCACCGGCGGCCTCAACGATATCTCGATTCGTGGCTGCGGCGGAAGATACCTCGCCGACAAATGGAAAGCCGGGGTCCTGACATACCTGGGAATGACCTCTGCCGGCTTCCCCAACCTTTTCTTCACGTTTGGGCCGCAAGCGCCCACTGCGTTTAGCAACGGGCCGACCTGCGTGGAAATCCAGGGCGATTGGATCACGCGAACCTTGGAGCATATGCGAGCGAGCAAGGTGACGCGGATTGACGCTGTGCCTGAGTCCGAGCACGAGTGGAAGCAGCTGGTGCAGAAATTCAGTGTGACCAATCTGCGCCACTTCACTGCGTCGTGGTACAATGGCGCGAATATCCCGGGCAAGGTGCAAGAGCCGCTGAATTTTGCCGGAGGGATTCCGTACTACATTGAGACCCTGAAGGATGTGACAGACAGGGGCTACAAGGGCTTCCGGCTAGAATAG
- a CDS encoding uncharacterized protein (COG:Q;~EggNog:ENOG410PJSN;~InterPro:IPR036291,IPR002347;~PFAM:PF00106,PF13561;~go_process: GO:0055114 - oxidation-reduction process [Evidence IEA]) — protein MPATQLDGAIALITGAGSGINFAFARILHGRGCNVLIADLRLRPENEALIDTLNHQAGPNGPRILFQETDVTNWKHLDRAFDRVEQEFGTTADLVCAGAGIYEPPAAGFWADRDPDSHYKILDVNLLHPMKMTRIAVRRMQRAGKKGHILHIASVAAQTASLVTPLYQASKHGVVSFVRGMTGLQDLCGIRVVCICPGSVATPLLMEEPQVQTWFNQAKDVLLNPADLANAMLAVTENSNGRYPAGTILEVTDPDEQLWRHVPLYNNPGPQGRAISVSNKDNGLKQIAQLLAEDSGRDSRI, from the exons ATGCCCGCCACACAACTCGATGGTGCAATCGcgctcatcaccggcgcagGCTCCGGCATAAACTTCGCCTTTGCGAGAATCCTCCATGGACGAGGCTGCAACGTGCTAATCGCCgacctgcgcctgcgccCTGAAAACGAAGCCCTTATCGACACATTAAACCACCAAGCCGGTCCAAACGGACCCcgcatcctcttccaggaaACCGACGTCACGAACTGGAAGCACCTCGATCGCGCCTTTGACCGAGTCGAACAGGAATTCGGCACGACGGCAGATCTGGTCTGCGCGGGGGCGGGCATCTACGAGCCG CCAGCAGCTGGCTTCTGGGCTGATAGGGATCCGGACTCCCATTACAAAATCCTCGACGTTAATCTGTTACACCCGATGAAAATGACCCGGATTGCCGTGCGCCGCATGCAGCGCGCAGGTAAAAAGGGCCATATTCTACACATTGCGAGTGTTGCCGCGCAGACGGCGAGCCTCGTGACTCCGCTGTACCAGGCGTCGAAGCATGGTGTGGTTAGTTTCGTGCGGGGGATGACGGGCTTGCAGGATCTCTGCGGGATCCGCGTTGTCTGTATCTGTCCAGG CTCCGTTGCCACACCACTCCTCATGGAAGAACCGCAGGTGCAGACATGGTTCAACCAAGCAAAGGATGTCCTACTCAACCCGGCCGACTTGGCCAATGCCATGTTAGCCGTGACGGAGAACTCCAATGGCCGCTACCCAGCGGGCACAATCTTGGAGGTGACGGATCCAGATGAGCAGCTGTGGCGACATGTGCCGCTGTACAACAATCCCGGGCCTCAGGGACGCGCGATTAGTGTTAGTAACAAAGACAATGGGCTGAAACAAATCGCGCAGCTTCTGGCGGAGGATTCGGGACGGGATAGTCGGATTTGA
- a CDS encoding flavin-containing monooxygenase (COG:P;~EggNog:ENOG410PJ2K;~InterPro:IPR036188;~PFAM:PF13450), with product MLIVPTPFLDEQRLHITPTMGSIGNNAAEDRTFEPTALQDKYRQERDKRLRNGGLSQYHSVEEDTLQHFARDVWSSPAPRRTVEEQVDYLVIGAGYSGMLLSVRLIEAGITNIRIIDKAGDFGGTWYWNRYPGAACDIESYIYMPLLEETGYIPTEKYARGPELFGHSQRIGRQYGLYDRALFHTEVEKLEWNDSSKRWDVRTSRGDHIQARFVTTAGGLLHKLKFPGVSGIDQFKGHSFHTSRWDYEYTGGDCNGNMKGLADKRVAIIGTGATAIQLVPHLGRSAKHLYVYQRTPSSVDVRLDQPTSQKWAKGLTKGWQQRRMDNFNILVSGGHQDEDQVGDGWTDILVNLSVSGQKVAASQKAADPVKAAKELQDNMQMADYRKMEQVRARVDATVHDPAVADSLKPWYNLMCKRPCFHNDYLPTFNRPNVTLVDTKGAGIERITETGIVAQGVETEVDCIIYASGFEYVGSDYSDRMRIVMRGRNGVALDEHWKDGPRTLHGLYTRNFPNHFIMSITQSAVAPNFTHMLNEQAKHIAFVVSESLKKGATTIEPSAEAEEEWVQTIIRLGKLREDFLRECTPSYYNDEGIISEKTLKTGRYGLGSPAFIQLLDDWRKAGSLSGLELDGQPVRHSDESISKAPSAAFITTDSIVPAV from the coding sequence ATGCTCATTGTGCCCACCCCGTTCCTTGACGAGCAGCGACTACATATCACACCGACCATGGGATCAATCGGCAACAACGCAGCCGAGGACAGGACATTCGAACCGACGGCCTTGCAGGACAAATACCGGCAGGAGCGCGACAAGCGACTCCGCAACGGCGGCCTCTCACAGTATCACTCGGTCGAAGAAGATACTCTCCAGCACTTTGCGCGAGATGTCTGGAGCAGCCCTGCTCCGCGCCGCACCGTCGAGGAGCAAGTCGACTATCTGGTAATTGGCGCAGGATATAGTGGGATGCTATTGAGCGTCCGGCTAATCGAAGCCGGCATCACCAACATCCGCATCATCGACAAGGCGGGTGACTTTGGCGGTACCTGGTACTGGAACCGGTACCCCGGAGCTGCCTGCGATATTGAATCGTATATTTACATGCCGCTACTAGAAGAGACGGGCTACATTCCGACTGAAAAGTACGCGCGTGGTCCGGAGTTGTTTGGCCACTCACAGCGCATTGGCCGGCAGTATGGACTATACGATCGCGCTCTGTTCCATACCGAAGTTGAGAAGCTTGAATGGAATGATTCGTCGAAGCGATGGGACGTCAGGACAAGCCGGGGCGACCATATCCAAGCTCGCTTTGTAACCACGGCCGGCGGCCTGCTTCACAAGCTGAAATTCCCGGGGGTCAGCGGTATCGACCAGTTCAAAGGCCACAGCTTCCACACCAGCCGATGGGACTACGAGTACACTGGCGGGGACTGCAATGGGAATATGAAGGGACTGGCCGACAAACGGGTCGCAATCATTGGCACCGGCGCAACAGCCATTCAGCTCGTGCCGCATCTCGGGCGATCAGCAAAGCACCTCTATGTCTATCAGCGCACACCGTCGTCAGTCGATGTCCGCTTGGACCAGCCCACCAGCCAGAAATGGGCCAAAGGCCTGACCAAGGGGTGGCAACAGCGGCGTATGGATAATTTCAACATCCTCGTCTCCGGCGGCCATCAAGACGAAGACCAAGTCGGCGACGGCTGGACGGACATTCTCGTCAACCTCTCAGTTTCGGGCCAGAAGGTCGCCGCGAGCCAGAAAGCTGCAGACCCGGTCAAGGCCGCAAAGGAGCTCCAGGATAACATGCAGATGGCCGACTACCGCAAGATGGAGCAGGTGCGCGCACGGGTCGACGCCACAGTCCACGACCCGGCCGTTGCAGACTCTCTGAAGCCGTGGTATAACCTGATGTGCAAGCGCCCGTGCTTCCACAACGACTATCTCCCCACCTTTAACCGCCCGAACGTAACGCTTGTCGACACAAAGGGTGCGGGAATTGAGCGGATAACCGAAACTGGGATTGTTGCGCAAGGAGTGGAAACGGAGGTTGATTGCATCATCTACGCGTCTGGCTTCGAGTATGTCGGAAGTGACTACAGCGACCGCATGCGCATTGTGATGCGGGGGAGGAACGGGGTTGCCCTTGACGAGCACTGGAAGGATGGGCCGAGGACGCTGCACGGTCTTTATACGCGCAACTTCCCCAATCATTTCATCATGAGTATCACGCAGAGCGCAGTGGCGCCTAACTTCACGCACATGCTCAACGAGCAGGCCAAGCACATTGCCTTTGTCGTTTCGGAGAGCCTGAAGAAGGGCGCGACCACGATAGAGCCGTccgccgaggccgaggaggagtggGTGCAGACCATCATCCGATTGGGGAAGCTGCGAGAAGACTTCCTGCGGGAGTGTACGCCCAGCTACTACAACGACGAGGGTATAATATCGGAGAAGACCCTCAAGACTGGTCGATACGGCCTCGGGTCTCCGGCGTTCATTCAGCTTCTGGATGACTGGAGAAAGGCTGGCTCTCTATCGGGACTGGAGTTGGACGGGCAGCCGGTGAGGCACTCGGATGAAAGCATATCCAAGGCTCCCTCTGCCGCATTTATCACTACAGACAGTATAGTTCCTGCTGTGTAg